In the Methanosphaera stadtmanae DSM 3091 genome, ATTTTTTTTTTAATTATATAGAATGTAATATTTTTAAAAACAATATAATAATTACTCTGTTTTTATCTTATATATAATCTTTTTTAAAAAAATATTCATATTATTTTTAAATAATATTTAATTAACTAAGATATTCTTATTTTTAAGAAATAATTCTTTTTTTTATTTAAGTAAAAAAATATAATTATAATTATATTGTTTTTAGGAATAAATTTTATTATTGAAAAAAATTTAGAAAAGAAGAAAGTGTTTTAAAGTTGTTTCTTAATTTGAGCAATTTCTTCTTTAGTATATATTTTCATTCCATCTTTGGTTATAACTCCAAGTCTGTAGTTATTTCCAGAATATACATCACGTTCCATTGCAGAAGTTATAGCTTTTATAGCAATTTTTTTACCTTCTTCTGTAGTAATGTCTTCATTATACCTATCTTCCAATACACCAAATGCATAAGGAGAACCAGAACCTGTTGATGTGAAGGTATCTGGAATGTAACTTCCACTTGGGTCTAATGTGTATAATTTAGCTCCATCTTTATCAACACCTGCAAGAATAGTTTGAACATAATATGGTCTTGATTTAAGTATGTTACTTGTTAAAACAGCTAAAGCATCAATGGACATATCTTTTTCATTTCTTAATTTATATAATGAAATTTCTGCTTTAAGAATATCCATTAATGATTGTGCATGTGATACTGTTCCTGCAATTGTTGCACCTATTTTATCATCTATTTGGAATAATTTATCTGCATTTTTATTTGCAACTAAACTTCCCATTGTTGCTCTGGTTTCTGTTGCTAAAACAACTCCATCTGTACATACAAAGCCTACTGTTGTTGTTCCTTCCATATTTTCTGTTTGATTCATTTGTACACCTCTATATATTTCTATCAATATTAAATAATGAGAATAATTATTTTTTTTTATTTTCTTTTTTATGCTTAAAAATTATGTTATTATTCTATTATATAACTTTTGGTTATTAAAAGTTTATTTTAATTAAAAATATTTTTTTAATATTAATAACCATCACTCTGGGTATTGACAAAGATATTTTTCTTGATAAATAATTCAACTAAAAAAATACATTTTTAAAAATTTTTGTATAAATAAAAATTCAAAAAAATCTATGAATTTTCTAAAATTTTTCATAAAAAAAAATAAAATTAAAGATTATCTAAAAAAATTAATCTTTATTCATGTATTTTGATTTGATTTCTTGGGCTATTTTCATAAAGCCTTTTGCTGCATCTGATTCAGGTTTGGATTTAACGATAGGTACTTCTTCAATATCTGCTGATTCAGAAACACTTGTTCTAAATGGAAGATCTCCAAGATAATCAACATCCATAGCTTCAGCAAAATCCTTACCTTTACTTTCACCAAAGAGATTTATTCTTTCATCACAATGTGGACATTCAAGATAGGACATATTTTCAACTAATCCTATGTTTTTAATGTTCAACATTCGAGTCATTGAAACACATTTAGTCACATCTTCTTCTGATACAGAACTTGGTGTTGTAACCATAACAGCAGCATCTAAATCTGGAATCATTTGTAATACTGTTAAAGGTTCATCACCAGTACCTGGAGGATTATCAAAGATCATAACATCTACATTACTCCATGCAACATCGGAAATTAATTGTTTTATTGCACCTGTTTTTTGTGGTCCTCTCCAAATAATTGGGGAAGCATTACTTTCTATAAGAAAAGCCATTGATGCTACTAAAATACCATCATCAGTTTCAACAGGTATTAATTTATTTCCTTTTACACTAAGTTGTTTGTCTTCAATACCTAACATTTTAGGTACGTTTGGTCCATGAATATCTACATCATAAAGTGCTGTTTTTAATCCCATAGCATTAAATGCTTGGGCTAAATTAACAGCTACAGTAGATTTTCCTACTCCTCCTTTACCACTCATAACAGCAATTTTATATTTAATATTTGCTAAATTACGGGTTATATTAATATTTTGTTCCATCATAGCCTTTTTATCTTCTTCAGATAAATTAGCTCCATGTTCGTGTGCCATTATCATAACTCCTAGTTATTTAAGAATATTATTATAATATGAAAATATTATTCTAAATAATTTGTTCTTTTTTCTTTTAATATTCTATATAATGGATTATTTAGTTAGTTGTTTATAAAATTAATCTATATTTAAATGAATGGTAATCAACACAATATAATTAAAAAAAATGAATATAATTGTTTTGATTTAAAAAATAATTAATAATAAGACTTATTTAATAAAAAAATAATTAAAAAATAAAAAAATTATAAAATTGATGTTTCTGGAAGTATTTTTACTAAAATATGATCGTACATTTTAGATTTTTTAATCTCAGCAATATCACCTAATCTATAACCTTCAACTACAACATTAGCCACTTCTTTGTAATATTCATCATAAGGTAATTTTACACGAACACCATCTAATTGACTTACAATGGCCATAGGGGCATTAACATCTTTTATAGAAGGAAGTTCTCTTTCTAATGTAATTTTAACAATAACTGGTGATATAATCAGAGGATCATCACTTAACTCTTCTTTTTGTTTGGAAATAATATCTTCAGAAGTTTTAACTAATTTTTTAAGTGCTCTAATATTTTCACCACGTTTTAATCTACGAGGAATTCTTCCAAATCCTGCAACATAAGCATTAGCATTGATTTCTTCAGCAACAATTTCAGGGCTACCTGTTACAATAACTGGAATATCAATATCCTCAAATAAGAATTTCTTTTTACGTATACAATCATCAAAACTTCCTAATGAAAATATTGCTAAGTCATGTTCTTCAATTAAATCCTTTTCTTCTTTATTTATCTGTGCAATTCCCTTTCCAGCTCCACGAGCAAGACCTATCATGTTGGTTTTTGTACCATATCTTCTTAAATATTCTGCTATATCACAAGCAGCATGGGGTAAGTGTTGACGTGCAAGAGTTGGGGATACAACAGCTATTTCTGTACTGGCAAGGGGAGATAATTCAACAGAACCAAGTAATTCTTTTGCTTTAGCTTCTATTTTATCAGTATCTTCTGAAGGAACAGCAATAGTTAATGTTATATCGATTTGAGATTCATTTTTTTGAAGAATGAATCCACCAAGATCTTCAATAAGTTCTTCTATTTCATAATGTTTATGAACTCCACCAGTATATGTCATTGTTTCATACATAATTTACTCTCCAATAATTCATATCTTTCTTTTATCCGTTGAATAATATTCTTTGGTACATTTTTATGTGAAGGAATTATAATAACATTCTTTTTATTTTTAAATTCTATATTCATATAATCTGGAACTATTATGAAATCATAATCACTATCACTAATATTATAACCCATATCTGTAATGGTATCTTTTAAAAAATTACCATATACTTTTACTTTAATATTTTTTCGATTATCTTTTTTCTTATTATTATCATTAATTAAATATTTAATTAATTTAATTTTTTCTTCATCTATATTAGTATTAAATTTATTCTTTATTATAAAAATACTATCATAAATTTGTTGATATGTATTTAATTTAACAGGTATTTTAGGAATATCTGTTTTTGTTTCAGACAATACTACTGCCACATCAGCATTTTCTATATATGATGGTTTTACAACAGTATAATCATCTACTCCGGCAATTTTTAAGATATCTTCACACATTGGTGTTGTAATAATATTCATTGTTATTCACTTATTTAACATTCTAATTAATGTTTTTGTTATTAATATTGTATATAATTAAGACAATTGAAAAAACATCCTATTTATATAAATAATTATTTTCACATATTTATTAGTAATATTTTAATTAAAACTATTAATATTAAAATGAAATAATTCATAATAAAGTAAGAATTTTAATATTTTTTTAATTAATCTTTGTATAATGGAGAAAAATATGAAAATTAATGTAAGTTTATATAATTCACGAACCAATGATTTAGCTATAGTAATTGATTTATTAAGGGCAAGTACAACAATAAGTGTAGCATTAAATACTTTTAAAAGAATTGTTCCGATTAATGATATAGATGAAGCTATTAAATTAAAAGAAAAACATAATGCAATATTGGCAGGTGAAATTAAATCATCAGATTTTGATGTTTCAAATTCACCAGTTCAAATATCAAATTATGCTGGTGATACATTAATTTTGAAAACAACAAATGGTACAAAGGTATTAGAAAATATAAAACAAAGAAATTCAGAAGTAAATATATTGGTTGGAGCATCAATAAATGCAAAAACAGTAGCACAAAAGGCATTAGATATTGCAGATAATGAAATTGAATTAGTTATGGCAGGAAGACATCAAAGATTTACAATAGAGGATTGTATTGGTGCAGGAATAATTATTAATGAAATAGTAAACATAGCTAAAGAAAAAAATATATACTTAGAACTTTCAGAATCAGCAAAAGCATCAAAAATAATATCAAATAATTCTAATATAATAAAACAATTAATAAATACTTCACACAGTGCAGATAAATTACGTTATCTTGGATTTGGTGAAGATATTGAAATATGTAGTTTAATTAACAAGATAGATACAGTTCCAATCTATAAGAATAATTACATAGTCTCATTAGATTAAATAAAAAAGTGATAATATGGATAATGAAGAAAATAATACAGAATCAGATAGAATATTTACAAAACCACCAATTATTCGATTTTCACATATTCAACAGAATATTCAAGAAGAAACTGATGAAACAGAGATAATTCAACCAATAAGTAAATCTTCTCTAGAGATTGTAGCAACAGCACACATATCAGATAAAAGTGTAGAATCAGTACGAAAAACTATTTATGAGAAAAAACCAGAGATTGTAGCAATAGAGTTAGATTTAGGAAGATATCAAGGATTGGTAGATGAAAGTAGGGGAATTAAAAGAGAAGAAAAATTTGACTTAAAATCCCTACTCAAATCATCTAATCTTACAGTTACAATAGTAAGTGCATTCTTATCACACATGCAAAAGAAGATGGGGGAAGAAGTTGGAGTAAAACCAGGTTCAGAAATGTTAGAGGCATCAAAAATAGCACGAGAAGTTAATGCAGACATAGCTTTAATTGATAGAAACATACAAACAACACTTAAAAGAACAATTAGTGGAATGAGTCTTAAAGAGAAATTATCATTTGTATGGGATTTAATTAAGTCATTTATATTTTCAGATGATGAAGATGAATCATTTAAAGAGGAAGTTGAACAATTAAAACAAGAAGATACAATAAAAGAAGTTATGGACTTTTTCAAAGAAGCATCACCTGGTGGATACAATGCACTAGTTCATGAAAGAGATGCTTACATGGCACATCATCTTAAAAGCTTAGAAGATAAAAATGTAGTGGCAGTTGTAGGGGCAGGACATAAAAATGGAATTACAACATACCTCAACAATCCAGACACGATACCCCCCATTGATAGCCTTACTCAAATAAAAGAGTCAAGATTTTCAATAATTCAAATAATACTATATCTCATACCAATACTTTTTATTGTGGTATTTGTTGGAGCATATATTCAAGGATTAAATATTGGTGAAGGTATAATAACCTATCTTATATTTGCAGGGGGAGGAGCATTAATAGGTTCTCTATTATCTGGTTCTAAGATACAATCTGCATTAGTGGGAATGGTTGTAGCACCAGTTACTGTTATTCATCCATTATTAGCTGCTGGATGGTTTTCAGGACTTGTTGAAGGTAAATTACGTAAGGTAGGATTCGATGATTTAGCAGAATTAGCAGATTTTGAATCATTTAAAGATCTATGGCATAATAAATTATTTAGAGTAATTCTTGTAGTACTTGGAACGAATATTGGATGTACAATTGGTTTTTTAATAACATTAAACAATGTATTTGTTCCCTACATACATGTAATATTTGGAATATGAGGTGTTTTAATGAATTATTTAATATATAGATGTGATTGTGGTCGTGTTTTATATTCAAAAGAAACAACAAAAACAAAAAAATGTACATGTGGAAAAACATTAAATGTTAAAAAAAGAAGAATACTAAAAATTGCCCAATCAAGTACACAGGCAACAGAAACAGT is a window encoding:
- the psmB gene encoding archaeal proteasome endopeptidase complex subunit beta yields the protein MNQTENMEGTTTVGFVCTDGVVLATETRATMGSLVANKNADKLFQIDDKIGATIAGTVSHAQSLMDILKAEISLYKLRNEKDMSIDALAVLTSNILKSRPYYVQTILAGVDKDGAKLYTLDPSGSYIPDTFTSTGSGSPYAFGVLEDRYNEDITTEEGKKIAIKAITSAMERDVYSGNNYRLGVITKDGMKIYTKEEIAQIKKQL
- a CDS encoding Mrp/NBP35 family ATP-binding protein, whose product is MAHEHGANLSEEDKKAMMEQNINITRNLANIKYKIAVMSGKGGVGKSTVAVNLAQAFNAMGLKTALYDVDIHGPNVPKMLGIEDKQLSVKGNKLIPVETDDGILVASMAFLIESNASPIIWRGPQKTGAIKQLISDVAWSNVDVMIFDNPPGTGDEPLTVLQMIPDLDAAVMVTTPSSVSEEDVTKCVSMTRMLNIKNIGLVENMSYLECPHCDERINLFGESKGKDFAEAMDVDYLGDLPFRTSVSESADIEEVPIVKSKPESDAAKGFMKIAQEIKSKYMNKD
- a CDS encoding methanogenesis marker 7 protein, whose amino-acid sequence is MYETMTYTGGVHKHYEIEELIEDLGGFILQKNESQIDITLTIAVPSEDTDKIEAKAKELLGSVELSPLASTEIAVVSPTLARQHLPHAACDIAEYLRRYGTKTNMIGLARGAGKGIAQINKEEKDLIEEHDLAIFSLGSFDDCIRKKKFLFEDIDIPVIVTGSPEIVAEEINANAYVAGFGRIPRRLKRGENIRALKKLVKTSEDIISKQKEELSDDPLIISPVIVKITLERELPSIKDVNAPMAIVSQLDGVRVKLPYDEYYKEVANVVVEGYRLGDIAEIKKSKMYDHILVKILPETSIL
- the comB gene encoding 2-phosphosulfolactate phosphatase; protein product: MKINVSLYNSRTNDLAIVIDLLRASTTISVALNTFKRIVPINDIDEAIKLKEKHNAILAGEIKSSDFDVSNSPVQISNYAGDTLILKTTNGTKVLENIKQRNSEVNILVGASINAKTVAQKALDIADNEIELVMAGRHQRFTIEDCIGAGIIINEIVNIAKEKNIYLELSESAKASKIISNNSNIIKQLINTSHSADKLRYLGFGEDIEICSLINKIDTVPIYKNNYIVSLD
- a CDS encoding TraB/GumN family protein → MDNEENNTESDRIFTKPPIIRFSHIQQNIQEETDETEIIQPISKSSLEIVATAHISDKSVESVRKTIYEKKPEIVAIELDLGRYQGLVDESRGIKREEKFDLKSLLKSSNLTVTIVSAFLSHMQKKMGEEVGVKPGSEMLEASKIAREVNADIALIDRNIQTTLKRTISGMSLKEKLSFVWDLIKSFIFSDDEDESFKEEVEQLKQEDTIKEVMDFFKEASPGGYNALVHERDAYMAHHLKSLEDKNVVAVVGAGHKNGITTYLNNPDTIPPIDSLTQIKESRFSIIQIILYLIPILFIVVFVGAYIQGLNIGEGIITYLIFAGGGALIGSLLSGSKIQSALVGMVVAPVTVIHPLLAAGWFSGLVEGKLRKVGFDDLAELADFESFKDLWHNKLFRVILVVLGTNIGCTIGFLITLNNVFVPYIHVIFGI
- a CDS encoding DUF1922 domain-containing protein — its product is MNYLIYRCDCGRVLYSKETTKTKKCTCGKTLNVKKRRILKIAQSSTQATETVQQMQEEIYGGSIFRTANEL